One Betaproteobacteria bacterium genomic region harbors:
- the pstA gene encoding phosphate ABC transporter permease PstA encodes MSNLYRSRRRRNGLATCLSLAATFLGLSWLVLILAVLLWKGFSGLSVQVFTEMTPPPGSVGGLLNPIVGSLIMTMLAVAIGTPVGILAGTYMAEYGRHDKLTSVVRFINDILLSAPSIVIGLFVYEIMVYPMGHFSAWAGAVALALIVIPVVVRTTEDMLLMVSNPLRESAFALGLPRAYVIRHVCYRVARAGMLTGVLLAVARISGETAPLLFTALNNQFWSTNLDAPMASLPVVIFQFALSPYEDWQKLAWTGALIITLAVLALSIVARAVAASRKEP; translated from the coding sequence ATGAGCAATCTTTACAGATCCCGCCGCCGCCGCAACGGGCTCGCGACGTGCCTGTCACTGGCGGCGACGTTCCTTGGGCTCAGTTGGCTGGTGCTCATACTTGCGGTATTGCTGTGGAAGGGGTTCAGCGGTCTCTCCGTTCAGGTTTTCACCGAGATGACGCCGCCGCCGGGGTCAGTCGGCGGCTTGCTCAATCCGATCGTCGGCAGCTTGATCATGACGATGCTCGCCGTTGCGATCGGCACACCGGTCGGCATCCTCGCCGGCACCTATATGGCCGAATACGGACGCCACGATAAGCTGACCAGCGTGGTGCGTTTCATTAATGACATTCTGCTCAGTGCGCCCTCCATAGTGATCGGCCTTTTCGTGTACGAGATCATGGTCTATCCGATGGGCCACTTTTCCGCCTGGGCAGGGGCGGTGGCATTGGCGTTGATCGTCATTCCCGTTGTCGTGCGGACGACCGAAGACATGCTATTGATGGTATCAAACCCATTGCGGGAGTCCGCTTTCGCGCTCGGTCTGCCGCGGGCCTATGTCATTCGCCACGTTTGTTACCGGGTCGCTCGCGCTGGAATGCTGACGGGCGTTCTGCTCGCCGTCGCGCGCATCAGCGGTGAAACGGCGCCGCTCCTGTTCACAGCACTTAACAATCAGTTCTGGAGCACTAATCTTGATGCGCCGATGGCAAGTCTGCCGGTCGTCATATTCCAGTTCGCTTTAAGCCCGTACGAGGATTGGCAGAAGCTCGCCTGGACCGGCGCGCTCATTATCACCTTGGCGGTGCTCGCGCTCAGCATCGTTGCACGCGCCGTCGCAGCATCGAGAAAAGAGCCATGA
- the pstC gene encoding phosphate ABC transporter permease subunit PstC, with the protein MSAADSFSRLAVFRRLRSRDAVFRILTRTSALGVLMVLGSAIVVLVSGALPALRAFGLAFLTTEMWNPVTEKFGALAPIYGTLVTSAIAMTIAVPVSLMIAVFLTEICPMRLRRPIGIAIELLAGIPSIIYGIWGLFVFAPFLQHTLQPFLIELFGPVPVLSTLFAGPPYGIGILTAGLILAIMVLPFIASISRDVFEAVPPVLKEAAYGVGCTTWEVVRYVVLPYARVGVIGGVMLGLGRALGETMAVTFVIGNAHRVSGSILAPGTTISATIANEFTEAVGDLYSSSLIALGLILFVITFIVLALARYLLMRLEDRVAP; encoded by the coding sequence GTGAGCGCCGCCGATTCCTTTTCACGACTCGCCGTGTTCCGGCGGTTGCGGAGCCGCGATGCCGTCTTCCGCATCCTCACCCGGACGTCCGCGCTCGGGGTGCTGATGGTCCTTGGTTCCGCGATCGTGGTGCTCGTCTCCGGGGCACTGCCGGCGCTGCGCGCCTTCGGTCTCGCGTTTCTGACGACGGAGATGTGGAATCCGGTCACTGAGAAGTTCGGCGCGCTCGCCCCGATTTACGGCACGCTGGTCACATCGGCCATCGCCATGACGATCGCGGTGCCCGTCAGTCTGATGATCGCGGTGTTCCTGACCGAGATTTGCCCCATGCGGCTGCGCCGACCGATCGGCATTGCCATTGAACTGCTCGCCGGCATCCCCAGCATCATCTATGGCATCTGGGGGTTGTTCGTGTTCGCCCCGTTCCTGCAGCACACACTGCAGCCGTTCCTGATCGAGTTGTTTGGCCCTGTTCCGGTGCTCTCCACCCTGTTTGCCGGTCCTCCTTATGGCATTGGCATCCTCACCGCGGGGCTGATTCTTGCGATCATGGTGCTGCCGTTCATCGCCTCGATCTCTCGCGATGTGTTCGAGGCCGTGCCGCCGGTGCTCAAGGAGGCGGCCTACGGCGTAGGCTGCACCACATGGGAGGTCGTCCGCTACGTCGTCCTGCCGTATGCGCGGGTGGGGGTGATCGGCGGCGTCATGCTCGGCCTTGGCCGCGCGCTTGGCGAGACAATGGCGGTGACCTTCGTCATCGGCAACGCACACCGTGTTTCTGGCTCGATCCTGGCCCCTGGCACGACCATCTCGGCAACCATCGCCAACGAGTTCACCGAGGCCGTCGGCGACCTCTACAGCTCATCCCTCATCGCGCTTGGATTGATCTTGTTCGTCATCACGTTCATCGTGCTCGCCCTCGCACGCTATCTGCTGATGCGCCTGGAGGATCGGGTAGCCCCATGA